The sequence ACAATACTTGTAACAGGTTCAGACGGACAATTAGGCAGTGAATTAAAAAAAATATCATCAGAATTTATTGATTTTACTTTTCTTTTCACGGATGTTAGTGATTTGGATATTACCGATATCAACGCTCTTGAAAACTATTTTGCAAATTATAAAGTTGACTTTATAATAAATTGTGCGGCATATACAAATGTTGACAAAGCAGAAACAGACAAAGAAAATGCCGACAAAATAAATGCTACGGCCGTACAAAATTTAGCATTTTTTTCAAATAAATATAAAGTTCCTTTAATTCACATATCAACAGATTATGTTTTTGACGGAATCAGCAAAATTCCTTATAAAGAAACTGATAATACAAACCCGCAATCGGCCTACGGGAAAACAAAATTAAAGGGAGAGAAGTTTGCGAAAGAAGCATATAAACATATAATTATCAGAACTTCATGGCTTTATTCTTCTTTCGGAAATAACTTTGTGAGAACAATGCTGCGTTTAGGAAAAGAAAAAGATGAAATTAATGTTGTTTCAGACCAAATCGGCTCTCCTGCTTATGCAAAAGATTTAGCAAATGTAATTCTTTCAATTATCAATAAATCAGACCGAAATATTGATAATTTCAAAACCGGCATTTATCATTTTTCAAACGAAGGAAGTTGTTCTTGGTATGAATTTGCAAAAGAAATATTTAAACAGAAAAAAATAAACTGCAAAGTAAATCCCATTGGAAGTTCTGAATATCCAACACCCACAAAAAGACCGGAATACAGTTTACTTGATAAATCAAAAATTAAAGAAACTTTTAAAATTAACATACGATACTGGAAAGATTCTTTGAAAGAATGCTTGAATTCTTTGCAATAATTATATTATTTTCTATTTTTAGTGATTTTAAATTCAAAATTATAAGATTATGAAAATTAACTTTAACACAGAAGTGCCGACATTAGATGAACTTCATTCAGTTTTGGAAGAAGGTTTTAAAGGTAAATACGAAATTGTAAAGTTTACTTTTGGTGTAAACAGAGTAATTGTAAAGAAAAGTGGTTTTATTGCTGCCGTTATTGTTCCGAAAAGTAAGAAAAACTTTCTTCAACTAAACGGACATTTCGGAAATCCTTGGTTGTCAGGTATAGTAGGCTTAATATTTTACCCGTTCTTATTGTCCGGATGGAAAAAAATGGAACGTGAAGTAAACGAATTTTTACAGACCAAATATAGCGATAAAATTGTTCAATAAACAGAACACCTCAGAAATTCGATTAATATGCTTTCTGCAGTTTATTTTTTACCAAAACAATACAAATAGCCGTTGCGTGATGCAATATATATTTTTCCGTCAACTGCAATTGGTGTTGCATCAATTTCTAAACCGGGCACTTTATCTAAAAGTGTCAGTTTATTGTTTTTTAAATCTATTTTGTATAAAAATAATCCGTTATCTGTTGCGGCAATAATTTTATCTTTAACAATTATCGGTGTTGAAATTGTTCCCTCAATTTTTTCTTTGAATAACAATTTCGGCATCGGGTATTTTGTTTTCCTGTCCGGACCGATTGCAGTTTTACTGTTATCAATTTTATCGTGTTCAACAACAAATAAATATCCGGCTACATCAATAAAAATTGCAATATGTCTTTCTTTATCTCCGACATAGGCATCATTTACGGCAACCGAACCGATAATGCCTCCTTCCCAATGAAACCACTTTTTATTTTCGGTAGGAAAAAACCAAACAACCGCATCTTCCCCTGTTTTTTTAGGATTCAATTTTAAAACACCGCCTTTACCCGGCATATATTGTTTTTCAACTGCAACAACTAAGCAACTGTCATAAGTAACCGGTGCCGAACCGTTCATATCAGTTCCGGTAAAAAAATCCCACGTATTTTTTCCTGTTTTGATATTATATCCGTAAACATGTCCCGAACCGGAAGGTGTATAAATGGCATCATTTAACAATGTGGGCGATGATTCGGAAACTAAATCTTTTCCGTGAAGTTTTATATCTTCTTTATTATAATATTGTATTTCTTTGTAAACTTTTGGTTGTAACCTTTCATCAAGCAATTCCTTTTTTGCCGGATCAGGATTAAAAACCGTAAACAAACCGTTTTCCAGTGCAAGATATGCAGTATCGTTTACAATAATTGCAGAACCGTCAACATCTCTGCTGTAACTGTCTGTTTTTTTTGAATTTAGTCGCCAAAGTTCTTTTCCGGTTAAATAAGAAACAGCTCTTAAACTCGGAATATATTTATCATCATGAGAATTCCAATATCCTAACCTGCTTCCTTGAATAATTAAATACTTTGTTTCCGGATTTGTATCATTTTTATTTTCCCAAAATGTTCCGGTTCCTTTTAGAATATCATCAAACCTGTATTCCCATACAATTTGACCTGTTTGTGCATTAATTTTTTTCAAATTATAATCAAAAGCACCCAGTATTAAAAAATCTCCGGTTTCTTCTCTGACATATAAGGGTTGCCCTGTCCAACCCGCACCTTTCCATAATTTCAAAGGGTTTCCGTATGCCGGGCTTATTCCTCCGCTGAGATTTAACTTCCAAGTTTCATCTAAGTTCTCGGGTGCTTTATTTCCGTAATAATTTCTTTGCTCATTTCCGAGATAAGTTCCTATTACAACTTCTTTAACTTGTGAAAAAAGAGTTGTTGAAGAAAAGAATAAGAGTAATATTGAAAATATTTTCATTTAAATTTCTATTTATCTACAATCATTGCTTCAACAGCTTTTGAATAATATACTTTTATTTCTCCTGTTTCTTTATCGGAATATACAAAATATGCATCAAGCGTAGGGTCATTTTCAATCATTTCTATGCTCTTATCCAATCCTGAAACCATACATGCGGTAGCATAAGCATCTGCAGTCATACAATCATCGGCAAGTATTGTTGCACTTAATATATTTTGGTATGAAGGATAGCCTGTTTTGGGGTCAATTGAATGAGAATATTTTTTTCCGTCCTTAATATAAAATCTTCTGTAATTTCCGGAAGTTGCCATTGCCTTATCCGTAATTGCAAGGATAGTCTGTAACTCTTGTCCTGCAATATCATTTCCTTCAATCGGTTTATCTATTCCTACCCTCCACTTTTGTCCGTATTTTAATCCTTTAACTTTCAATTCTCCGCCAATTTCAACCATATAGTTTTTGATTCCCTTACTTTCAAAATATTCGCAAACTATATCTACGGCTTGTCCTTGTGCAATTGCATTTCCTGAAAGTTGAATTAAATCATTGTCCTTAACCAGATAATCCATCTCTATTCTTACCTTTTCCATGCCCACATATTGCAACAAACTGTCAATCAGAGCACTGTCTATTTCAGTTTCAGCTTCATCATAACCGAATCCGTAGGCATTAATCAAAGGGCCAACTGTAATATCAAAAGCTCCTCCGGATTTTTCCGTTACTTCTTTTGCTTTGTAGTACATTTGTTTGAAGTGTTTATCAACTTCAACATTATTACCTTGGTTAATTTT comes from Bacteroidales bacterium and encodes:
- the rfbD gene encoding dTDP-4-dehydrorhamnose reductase, with protein sequence MKTILVTGSDGQLGSELKKISSEFIDFTFLFTDVSDLDITDINALENYFANYKVDFIINCAAYTNVDKAETDKENADKINATAVQNLAFFSNKYKVPLIHISTDYVFDGISKIPYKETDNTNPQSAYGKTKLKGEKFAKEAYKHIIIRTSWLYSSFGNNFVRTMLRLGKEKDEINVVSDQIGSPAYAKDLANVILSIINKSDRNIDNFKTGIYHFSNEGSCSWYEFAKEIFKQKKINCKVNPIGSSEYPTPTKRPEYSLLDKSKIKETFKINIRYWKDSLKECLNSLQ
- a CDS encoding PQQ-binding-like beta-propeller repeat protein — its product is MKIFSILLLFFSSTTLFSQVKEVVIGTYLGNEQRNYYGNKAPENLDETWKLNLSGGISPAYGNPLKLWKGAGWTGQPLYVREETGDFLILGAFDYNLKKINAQTGQIVWEYRFDDILKGTGTFWENKNDTNPETKYLIIQGSRLGYWNSHDDKYIPSLRAVSYLTGKELWRLNSKKTDSYSRDVDGSAIIVNDTAYLALENGLFTVFNPDPAKKELLDERLQPKVYKEIQYYNKEDIKLHGKDLVSESSPTLLNDAIYTPSGSGHVYGYNIKTGKNTWDFFTGTDMNGSAPVTYDSCLVVAVEKQYMPGKGGVLKLNPKKTGEDAVVWFFPTENKKWFHWEGGIIGSVAVNDAYVGDKERHIAIFIDVAGYLFVVEHDKIDNSKTAIGPDRKTKYPMPKLLFKEKIEGTISTPIIVKDKIIAATDNGLFLYKIDLKNNKLTLLDKVPGLEIDATPIAVDGKIYIASRNGYLYCFGKK
- a CDS encoding FAD:protein FMN transferase; its protein translation is MKRIVVTFGIISILFSSCGESTEFYKIAGETQGTTYHIMFEGKQPDFKQGVDSVLRDFDMSLSTYEPNSIISKINQGNNVEVDKHFKQMYYKAKEVTEKSGGAFDITVGPLINAYGFGYDEAETEIDSALIDSLLQYVGMEKVRIEMDYLVKDNDLIQLSGNAIAQGQAVDIVCEYFESKGIKNYMVEIGGELKVKGLKYGQKWRVGIDKPIEGNDIAGQELQTILAITDKAMATSGNYRRFYIKDGKKYSHSIDPKTGYPSYQNILSATILADDCMTADAYATACMVSGLDKSIEMIENDPTLDAYFVYSDKETGEIKVYYSKAVEAMIVDK